AGTTCCTAACTTCCCTAGCTACCACAATATAGGCTCCAGATCTTCTTCTACCAAATATAAGAATCATATCTTATTTGATAATGCGGCCCATGCACATATAACTAACCATCCAAAATTGCTTCATTCAATCGTGTCATGTAATACCATAGTAACCGCTTTCAACAAACAACTTGTCCCGATCATTGCCAAAGGTATCTTCTCGTTGCAACTAGGCAACATCAAACTGGATCTACCCACCTTCATCGCCAAGGACTCTATTTCCTTCGCTATGATAGTTTCTGAAATCCAACTGCGCtcattaaatatttttatatccaatatatagtatatagTATTATAGTATTATAGTATTATAGTATAGACTACAACTGTCAATACGCGCCGTTGGCTTTCTCTCTTCAACAAACCTTTCTCACTATGGCGAGGATCTTAACCGTCTCCTATTGTTAGTTATTACCAGATCTTGGTCAAAAAAGATGATCAGacaaaagaataaattaacaaaaatatatacagATACTCACAGATTACACAGTTATATCTGGtgtttttcaatccatttCAATCTTGTATCTAGTTCGtccattttattttattcatcTACCCActtatttcatttaatcAGATATTGCAAATGATTATACTCTTGTCTGTGGCTGACAATGAAAGGAAAATCTCATTAGTATCAAAATCATATGCTCTGgtattcaaatcattaaatataCCGTCTAAGAAtgacaacaataataataacaataataatgacgGAAATATCCCATATTGTTCCATAGAACTAGTCACGAAAGCATCCATATTAAATGATAGAAACTATAAACGATTGCTCCGTCATACGATCCATGGGTTTATTGgattaattgaaattaacaatttcatcttcattggTTTAATCACTGGAAGTTCCAAATTAGCACAACCAATCCCAAACGAAactattaataaaatactCTCTGTAGATTTCGTTTGTCTGAATGATTCTACTTGGGATTTCATGGAATTGGGTGCCTTGGATTATTATGatcattcattatcatcttcatcctcttcttcacagattgataaagatattgGTGATCCACAACAAAGGCATCCGTGtcatgatttgaaaaaactGTTGTCAAATGGTTCCTTTTATTATAGTTCTAATTTCGATTTAACAACCACGCTGCAAAATAGATACCTTAACAATAAAACCAAAGGAGGCATtggtgatgaagataaagataatgatacaaATTCAAACATGAATGAAGCATTCATGTGGAATTCATTCATGATGAATGAAATCATGaattataaaaatcatCTAAACGTAAAccataaaaaaatactaaACAATGAAGGATTCTTAACATCAGTAATTCGCGGATTCGCAAAGACTTTCATATCATACATTAaccatttgaaaattgCCCTAACAATCATTTCAAAACAAAGTTGGAAAAGAGCCGGTACAAGATTTAATTCCCGTGGTATAGATGATGACGGTAACGTATCCAATTTCGTAGAAACAGAATTCATAATGTATTCTTCACAATATTGTTATTCATTTACTCAAATAAGAGGAAGTATCCCAATCTTTTGGGAACAAGACACTTCActcattaataattcaaggaaaattcaaattacaAGATCAGTGGATGCAACTCAACCTATTTTTGATAACCATTTCATACAATTGATCGAAAAATATGGTCCCGTAcatatcattaatttaCTTTCAAAGACtaaatcaaatgaattgaaattatctAAAGCTTATAAacatcatttaataaattcaaatgaattgCGTTTGGATGAAAATGTGTTTTTAACtgaatttaatttccaTAAGGAAACTGCACAAGACGGATTCTCAAGTGTTAAGAGAATACTGCCCCtaattaatgaatccaTCTTGACCAACGGTTATTTTTCATACGATGTCAAAGAAGATAGaattatttcaaaacaaGTAGGTGTTTTCAGAATAAATTGTTTGGATTGTCTAGATAGAACTAACTTAATTGAACAAACGATCTCATTTGCTAATTTCAAAGTTTTCCTAACGGATTTCAAactaatgaataataataacaatatgAGGTTTATAGATGATCAAGATTTTGCAATTAAATTAAACACATTATGGGCAGATAACGGTGATCAAATCTCACAAATATATACAGGTACAAACGCattaaaatcttcattttcgAGAAAGGGGAAAATGTCATTAGCTGGTGCATTATCAGACGCAACAAAATCAGTTAGTAGAATGtacattaataatttcagtGATAAAAAGACACAACAAAATATAGATTTGCTTCTTGGAAGATTACCTGATCAATATCCCGTCCAATTATTTAACCCAATGAatgaattcatcaattcGAAACTAATTTCCATGGCTGATAATTTCACATCTTTTTCATCAGCTAATATATTGATTGGAACATTTAACGTCAATGGGATGtcttcaaataaatctcttgatatttcaaattggtTATTCCCCATTGGTGATAAATTTAAACCTGATATGGTAGTATTGGGATTCCAAGAAGTTATTGAATTAACTGCAGGTTCAATATTAAATGCTGATTATACGAAAAGCTCATTTTGGGAAACAACTGTAAAGGATTGTTTGAATCAATAcgttgatgatgaaaatgaaaaatatattttgttgaGAGTGGAACAAATGTCCTctttattgattttatttttcgtGAAATCAGATAAGattaatcaaattaaaaaagtCGAGGGGTCCACTAAGAAAACCGGGTTCCGTGGTATGACAGGGAATAAAGGTGCAGTTGCCATTAGATTTGAATACGGAAATACGTCATTCTGTTTCGTTAATGTTCATTTATCTGCTGgtgttaataatattgaagacCGTAGaaatgattatttttctatTATGAAAAACATAACTTTTGCAAACTCTAGgaagatttcaaatcattcttcaatattttggTTAGGAGATTTGAATTATAGAATTACATTAAGCAATGAACAAGTTCGAAAGGAATTGTACACTGAAAATGATGGATAcattgaaagattattagAATATGATCAACTaactaaagaaattaattcaaatgTCATATTTCAAGGATTTTCCGAACCAACTGTACAATTCAGACCAACTTACAAGTATGATTTTGGAACTAATAACTATGATTCTTCAGAAAAAGCAAGGACCCCATCATGGACAGATAGAATCGTTTATAAGGGAGATAACTTGTCACCATTAGCTTATTCAGCATCTCAATTAATGATTAGTGATCATCGTCCAGTTTATGCTGCTTATAGAgccaaaattgaaatcgTTGATGAAGTTTCAAAAGCAAATATAACAGAAAAATTATACCTAGAGTATCAAAGAGACCATCCCGATGAAacaattgatttttctGATACGGAGGAGGATTATGAtaacgatgatgatgatggtgatgacGATAGagatttaattcattttgaaccaggaaaatatattaatccTGTTGCAGTAGCACCAAAATTTGATGGTAATTTAACACTTCCAGTAGATATAGAGAAAACTATTGCGAAAACTCCACCGCCATTACTTCCAAAGAGAAAGATACCTGCTCCACCTATTTCAAGagattcttcatcactTTCATTCAGATCTGTGCCACTAATTCCTTCAAGGACGCCGTCCAGTAGGgtaaattcaatgaatccACCTATTCCTCCACCACCAAGAGTACAAGTCAAGAAAGATATAGACGTTAGTAAAAATATAGCTACGGttgaaaattcaaaaaaggaattcaaggaagaaaaag
Above is a genomic segment from Naumovozyma dairenensis CBS 421 chromosome 6, complete genome containing:
- the NDAI0F02700 gene encoding uncharacterized protein (similar to Saccharomyces cerevisiae INP52 (YNL106C) and INP53 (YOR109W); ancestral locus Anc_2.171) — protein: MIILLSVADNERKISLVSKSYALVFKSLNIPSKNDNNNNNNNNDGNIPYCSIELVTKASILNDRNYKRLLRHTIHGFIGLIEINNFIFIGLITGSSKLAQPIPNETINKILSVDFVCLNDSTWDFMELGALDYYDHSLSSSSSSSQIDKDIGDPQQRHPCHDLKKLLSNGSFYYSSNFDLTTTLQNRYLNNKTKGGIGDEDKDNDTNSNMNEAFMWNSFMMNEIMNYKNHLNVNHKKILNNEGFLTSVIRGFAKTFISYINHLKIALTIISKQSWKRAGTRFNSRGIDDDGNVSNFVETEFIMYSSQYCYSFTQIRGSIPIFWEQDTSLINNSRKIQITRSVDATQPIFDNHFIQLIEKYGPVHIINLLSKTKSNELKLSKAYKHHLINSNELRLDENVFLTEFNFHKETAQDGFSSVKRILPLINESILTNGYFSYDVKEDRIISKQVGVFRINCLDCLDRTNLIEQTISFANFKVFLTDFKLMNNNNNMRFIDDQDFAIKLNTLWADNGDQISQIYTGTNALKSSFSRKGKMSLAGALSDATKSVSRMYINNFSDKKTQQNIDLLLGRLPDQYPVQLFNPMNEFINSKLISMADNFTSFSSANILIGTFNVNGMSSNKSLDISNWLFPIGDKFKPDMVVLGFQEVIELTAGSILNADYTKSSFWETTVKDCLNQYVDDENEKYILLRVEQMSSLLILFFVKSDKINQIKKVEGSTKKTGFRGMTGNKGAVAIRFEYGNTSFCFVNVHLSAGVNNIEDRRNDYFSIMKNITFANSRKISNHSSIFWLGDLNYRITLSNEQVRKELYTENDGYIERLLEYDQLTKEINSNVIFQGFSEPTVQFRPTYKYDFGTNNYDSSEKARTPSWTDRIVYKGDNLSPLAYSASQLMISDHRPVYAAYRAKIEIVDEVSKANITEKLYLEYQRDHPDETIDFSDTEEDYDNDDDDGDDDRDLIHFEPGKYINPVAVAPKFDGNLTLPVDIEKTIAKTPPPLLPKRKIPAPPISRDSSSLSFRSVPLIPSRTPSSRVNSMNPPIPPPPRVQVKKDIDVSKNIATVENSKKEFKEEKEENIKRSIEEQTDTLIVSNKKSIEPSKLSFESVSIQRPPVPRKPKIFTSITDTLLVENDRKSSNSVGSKETLPPATDDLKTTNSINSSFKDTIELLSEDDDDDDSSSSIKKSFSPIEMTNVTSITSTNNQDKLKQSGNSNIQKKKKKPPAVPVEKESLENLPIHKWKPLSPKQK